A genomic region of Tigriopus californicus strain San Diego chromosome 1, Tcal_SD_v2.1, whole genome shotgun sequence contains the following coding sequences:
- the LOC131892000 gene encoding cerebellin-1-like — MRWWRAPTLIIFSLHVAFCKQPTSIEDLVNVVELQGKLIAKGLNDISQGIGHKCEVPESTTTGNLDIQHELLNLKREVLQVKQQLLACQANEVEKPDSKPVIFNAYTSKRLSCHNCIIGYENTHVDSHSAMNLHTGEFISPKSGHYFFQFHALVESGSEAQVELMVNDKDILCIYDRDIGSGNRRYAMIGQSMIHRLELGDIVKVRLHSGTLKGGGEATFTSFLGMLVAAAENDNEML; from the coding sequence ATGAGGTGGTGGAGGGCTCCTACTTTGATCATCTTTAGTTTACATGTGGCCTTTTGCAAGCAACCCACCTCTATTGAGGATCTGGTTAATGTGGTCGAGCTTCAAGGCAAACTCATTGCTAAGGGATTGAACGACATCTCACAAGGAATCGGGCACAAGTGTGAAGTCCCCGAATCCACGACAACGGGGAACTTAGACATTCAGCATGAGCTCTTGAATCTAAAACGCGAAGTGCTCCAGGTGAAGCAACAATTGCTAGCCTGCCAAGCCAATGAGGTTGAAAAACCTGACTCTAAGCCCGTCATCTTCAATGCGTACACATCCAAGCGGCTGTCCTGTCACAACTGCATCATTGGTTATGAAAATACCCACGTGGATAGCCACAGTGCTATGAATCTTCACACAGGGGAGTTCATAAGTCCCAAATCAGGACactatttctttcaatttcacgCTTTGGTTGAAAGTGGAAGCGAGGCGCAAGTGGAGCTCATGGTGAATGACAAAGACATTCTTTGTATTTACGACAGAGACATTGGGAGTGGAAATCGGAGATATGCTATGATTGGTCAATCCATGATTCATAGATTGGAGTTGGGTGATATCGTCAAGGTCCGACTTCATAGTGGAACATTGAAAGGCGGCGGAGAGGCTACTTTCACGAGTTTTCTTGGCATGCTCGTGGCCGCAGCCGagaatgacaatgaaatgttATAA
- the LOC131891827 gene encoding 40-kDa huntingtin-associated protein-like, with protein sequence MDSSSSSAVPGHDHANNFLSEYKAISSKLKKRFLRRPNVAEANEQFLRLAKRLRSEDEPQYEALCHLAVARCEQSVGNHSAEAEALMAASRAFLVAEMKIQDLHCASFEEHLVSAIHCYIHAIRLLEEEDQPSRAAGLCTELGNALIKLEKFGEAQTFYQRAADLRSSTILEYIHAKTKVSECLIEVGDYYGSLVILTEIASMAEQYGGKPVVSVYADIMARCEVLRVFLLLLMEPTAQSIGPNLTLILEKYAWEHDDPVSAEETTKFLSEELFILLQSFVMAIQTNDVRALLDLEDALLDHLSPRAKSLLRKLVKMKQDKSPPQ encoded by the exons ATGGACTCCTCGTCATCGTCAGCCGTACCCGGTCACGACCATGCCAATAACTTCCTGTCCGAATATAAGGCCATATCCAGCAAACTAAAAAA GCGGTTCCTGCGACGACCCAACGTGGCGGAGGCCAATGAACAATTCT TGCGATTAGCCAAGCGACTTCGATCCGAGGATGAGCCTCAATATGAGGCCCTGTGTCATTTGGCTGTCGCCCGATGTGAGCAATCCGTGGGGAATCATTCGGCCGAGGCCGAGGCCTTAATGGCGGCCTCCCGAGCTTTCTTAGTGGCCGAGATGAAGATTCAGGATTTACATTGCGCTTCCTTTGAAGAACACTTGGTATCTG cCATCCATTGTTATATCCACGCCATAAGATTATTAGAAGAGGAGGATCAACCTTCGCGAGCCGCTGGTCTTTGCACCGAGTTGGGTAATGCTTTGATCAAGCTGGAAAAGTTTGGCGAGGCTCAAACCTTCTATCAACGGGCGGCTGACCTTCGATCGTCGACCATTCTCGAGTACATTCATGCCAAGACCAAGGTGTCGGAGTGCTTGATCGAAGTAGGCGATTATTATGGATCTTTAGTCATACTAACCGAGATTGCCAGTATGGCTGAGCAATATGGTGGCAAGCCCGTGGTGTCGGTGTATGCTGATATCATGGCCAG GTGTGAGGTGCTCAGAGTGTTTTTGTTGCTTCTCATGGAACCCACCGCTCAGAGCATCGGCCCGAATTTGACTCTGATCTTGGAGAAATATGCCTGGGAACACGATGATCCCGTTTCAGCGGAAGAAACTACCAAGTTCTTGTCTGAGGAGTTATTCATTCTGCTTCAGTCGTTCGTAATGGCAATTCAAACGAATGACGTCAGGGCTTTATTGGACCTAGAGGACGCATTGTTGGATCACTTGTCACCCAGAGCCAAGTCATTATTAAGAAAACtggtcaaaatgaagcaagatAAATCCCCACCCCAGTAG
- the LOC131892090 gene encoding cyclin-dependent kinase 2-associated protein 2-like has protein sequence MFSDSRSKSFIRSTSKGDSKPQSAQSVATSLEDAANSPFRTPLDLGPSSRGSPVSPLDLHAALNSIPKSYGFTHPNVLSSITTPPAVPPPSSKYWEIPPPSFSPNLSRAPSPKNVSGSNGIGALINTNLCPSSTPVISSLSAASASSSQNEAATNTNQTAHLACLTQNSKYSQLLLVLEEMGKDIRPSYAGSKSSAERLKRGIIHARILVRESLLEVERASKQ, from the coding sequence ATGTTCAGTGATAGTCGATCCAAGTCTTTCATCCGGAGCACCTCCAAGGGTGATTCGAAGCCACAGAGTGCTCAATCCGTGGCCACGTCGCTCGAGGACGCGGCGAATTCACCATTTCGAACCCCGCTCGATTTGGGTCCTTCGAGCCGTGGATCGCCGGTCTCGCCGCTGGATCTGCACGCGGCACTTAATAGTATCCCTAAATCTTATGGATTCACTCATCCGAATGTGCTGTCATCCATCACGACCCCTCCTGCGGTTCCGCCGCCCTCCTCCAAATACTGGGAGATCCCTCCCCCCTCGTTCTCACCCAATCTATCTCGAGCTCCGTCACCGAAAAATGTTTCCGGGAGTAACGGCATCGGAGCGTTGATCAACACGAATCTCTGCCCTTCTTCCACCCCCGTGATTTCTTCATTGTCAGCCGCATCGGCGTCGTCATCTCAAAACGAGGCTGCAACTAATACCAATCAAACGGCTCATTTGGCATGCTTGACTCAAAATTCCAAGTACTCGCAATTGCTGTTGGTCCTGGAAGAGATGGGCAAGGATATCCGACCCTCGTATGCGGGCAGCAAGTCCAGTGCTGAAAGGCTCAAACGGGGTATCATTCATGCCCGTATTCTGGTCCGAGAATCTCTGCTCGAGGTGGAGAGAGCATcgaaacaatga